The Salvelinus fontinalis isolate EN_2023a chromosome 13, ASM2944872v1, whole genome shotgun sequence DNA segment AACCTTAATCCTTTTCCTAACCTCATTCTAATTCACCTAACTTGCCATGTAAACAAACCATTGGTATCGCCACACCGGATCCAAATGGAACGCAATCAACTTTCAGACagtgcaacacacacatacacgggcGCCCGGTTGAAATGAATCGAACCCCCTCATTGGTGACCTATTGACATGAATCGAACTCTCTCATTGGTGACCCATTGAAATTCAAGCTAAAACACTATTTCCAGAGGTGCGTCTGCTAAAACTAATGCAATGTGGTCGTCGGTACCTGGAAATGTCCTACCTGTTAACTGGTTGTAGTTCTACACAGGCCGCGTTCCAACTAGTTAGCGAGTCAAAAATGTTAGTTTCATAATTCTGCATGTGAATGTGGCATGACGTAGCAGCCGTAAGGCTAAAACGTTGAATAAAATCATCATCACTCGCAGTTGACCTTGTTGTGATCAAATATTCTAATTAAAATGTGTCATAAAAATCTAAgttacaaaaaaaaataaaaataataaaagaaCTCCCACGTCACCCTATTCTGGCTGCAATccccaccaaacctccaaattattttttatctcacctttattttgacagtgaGTCAATGCACATCAAAATACAATATACACATTAATCTAAACATTATACACAACAATAAAtgaaaagcaaaacacaatcatttaaaaaaaaagacattCTTCAGTAAAAAAGGTTGTCTGAAATACCTTAGTGGGACACtttaaaaaaattcaaataaaaacACGAGCTAATTCAGTTGGTAGAAAACATGTTAAGAGTTGTTTCCGGAGGCCCATGAACGTGAGTTGTAGACAGTTCCATTAGTCATATTTTTAAAAAAGCAAAGAGAGAAAGAATGGGTTCGGGAGACCGTCTACCTTTTATAGACTTTATCTACGCCAACAAAGGTGGAGaaaaccatagacctacataataACTCTCTTTGTGTTACCAGTACTCACTCCTGGACCTGTACAGACCTATATAATCTCCCTTTGTGTTACCAGTACTCACTCCTGGACCCATACAGACCATAGACCTATATAATAACTCTCGTTGTGTTACCAGTACTCACTCCTGGACCTGTACAGACCTATATAATAACTGGCTTTGGGCCATGGTGTCAGTGGCTCTGACTTGTTGCTAAGGAAACACCACTGGTATTTTTTTCAGCTGAAATTGACATAATAACGGATAACTGTGAACATGGATCAACACCTAGAGTTTAATAACACCTCGTCACAAAGCAACTTGATGACACAGAGGTTATTGATTCTGCTCGGCCCAAGACTTTAGTGTCACACTCCTTGATGGAAACAAAATAACACCTGAGCCACTGGTGACACACCGGTGTGGAGTAAGTCTCCGGTGTAAATGAGAGGCTTTATGAATACCGATCTCTACTGTCTTACTCTGATAGCAATGGGGGGAAAGAAAGTTGCTTCAAAATGATATAATAATTGTAGGCAGACATATTGTGAACAATGAGCACTGTCCTTAAACAATGACTGAGTTGTTCAGATATTGCGGTTGATTCTTTATCAGTAAGGACTCCTGATGTTCACCAATACACATACCTGCACATACCACACACAtaccatacatacacacatacctgCTCTCTTAAAGATCAGCAACATACACCGCATGTATAACAGTTtaggaacacctgttctttccacagacagacagaccaggtgaacgctatgatcccttgaTGTAACTTAATGTACAAAAGTTtaggaacacctgttctttcaacagacagaccaggtgaacgctatgatcccttgatgtaacttgttaaatcTGCAATGTGCCACTTTTTTTGGGTGACCAAAAGCACATAGAAatttgagttatagatctgtcattctcattgaaagcaagtctaagaagcagtatatctgttctatgtgctctatttctatgctttccCTTAAGTttcgtacaccagcttcaaacagctgaaaatttTGATATGTTTGGATATGGAAAAgacatttcacagtggtttagatggttaaatgattctctacactatatactttgtcacaaactgaaattaggtgaatcATAAGactttttgcaaccaggaaatgcaaccaggaaatggcagaacgATTTCTGCATGGTGCATCTgcaaaatccacttcaatcagtgtagatgaaggggaggagaccgattcaagaaggatttttaagcgtcgagacaattgagacatggattgcgtatgtgtgccattcaagagggtgaatgggcaagacaaaatatttaagttcctttgaatggggtatggtagtaggtgccaggcgcatcggTTTGTCTCaacaactgcaatgctgctgggtttttcacactcaacagtttcccgtgtgtatcaagaatggcccaccacccaaaggacatcttgacaactgtgggaagcattatagtcaacatgggccagcatccctgtggaacgcttacgacaacttgtagagtccatgcccagactaattgaggctgttctgagggggggggggggggggggggggggtgcaactcaataataggaaggtgttcttaattaaTGTTTTATAGACAATGTTCTACAAGTTCAGTCATTCCTTTTAACCATGATATGTTTTGCCCTTACCGGTATCAATTAGAATTGACCTTTCATCCTTGGGACTGACATATTTTATACTAttatgtgttctctctctctctctctagtgaatATTCTTCATGTGCGATTTAAGGGAACTGATCTGACTAAAGCATTTGTTACAATCATTGCAGcgaaatggtttctctcctgtgtgaactcGCGTGTGGCGTGTCAGATCACCCGACGTTATAAAGCCCTTTTCACACACAGTGCACTTATATGGTCTCTCACCTGTGTGACTTTTCATATGTTGTGTCAGACCTCCCTTCCAAGTGAATTGTTTGCTACAAATATTACACAGATATGGTTTCACTCCGGTGTGAATTCGCTGGTGACATTTCAGAAGACTTGATGTTGTACAGCATATTCCACATACAGGACACTTAaaaggtttctcccctgtgtgagaCATCATATGACGAGACAGGCTTCTGCTATAAACAAACCGTTTGCTGCAGACGTGACACTGATGTGATTTATCCCCTGTGTGATTCTTCATGTGTTCTATTAGGGTTCCCTTCCAAGTGAAGCTTTTGCTACAAACCGTGCACagaaaaggtttctctcctgtgtgaattctCTGATGGATTTTTAGCGAAGAGGCCCACCTGAATCCTTTTCCACATACAGGACAtttatgcatctctctctctctgtgagtcttcATATGCACCCTCAGGTAACTCATAGTTCTGAAGCTTTTGCCACAGTCGCTGCAGAGATAAGACGTTTCCTCAGATTGCTTTTTTTTTGGGGTCTTTCCACAGTGATTCTGCTGGTGACGTTTTAGAACACTTGCGGATGTAAAACTTTTCCCACATACCGGACACTTAAAtgatttctcccctgtgtgagtcCTCATGTGTTCCGTCAGGTGTCCACTCAGAGTGAAGCTTTTGGTGCACACTTTGCATTGATGTTGTTTCTCGCTGGTGTGGATTCGCTGATGGAGTTTGAAATAAGCAGATGACGTGAAGCACTTTCCACACACAGGACATTtatgcagctctctctctctgtgcgtttTCATATGCACTCTCAGGTAACTGATGGTTCGGAAGCTTTTGCCACAGTCGCTGCAGAGATATGACTCTTTCTCTGATTGATTCTCTTCTGGTTTCCCTCCACAGTGATCCAGCTGGTGGCGTTTTAGAACACTTGATGACGCAAGgtctttttcataaacaaggcGCTGAGAtgatttctcccctgtgtgcgTATTCAAGTGTTCCGTCAAGCTTTCCTGCCACATGACGCTTTTGCCACAAACTTCATGATGACAAGGATCCTCTTCGATTTCACAGTGTTTTTTTAGAGCAGAGAATGATATAAAGCATTTTTCACATACAGAGCATTTATAaagtttctcccctgtgtgagtcATCATATGCCTGACCAGATGTCCTTTGCGGTAGAAGCATTTGTCACATTCTTTGCACTTATGtgatttctcccctgtgtgatATATCTGGTGTATTTTTAAAAGACTTGCACTAGGGAAGCTTTTAATGCACACGGGACACTGAaatgatttctctcctgtgtgagtgcTCGGATGTACTTTATAATTGGGTAAGGTGTTAAAGGCTGTACTGCACACAGAAGACGGATTGAGTTTCTCACCATGAAGCATCTGGTGTTCCTTTAGACTGCATGGTTTCCTAAAGCCTTTACTGCACACAGGACAGCTGTATGTCTTTGCACCTGGGTGAGTAGTCCTCATGTGCTTGTTGAAGTAGTACTTGCATCCGACTGATCTGCCACCTTTTTGGCACTTAAGggatttctcccctgtgtgaaaTACCTGATGATATTTTAAAGAAGCTGTGCTCTGAAAGGATTTACTGCACACAATAAATTGCTGTCGTCTCTCCTTCGCACCTTTATGGTGTCGTTTAAGACTGATTAACGAGATGAAGCTTTTATGACAGAAATGACACTTGTATGGTCTCCTGCTTGTGTGAGACTTTAAATGTGCTTTCGGCTCACTGGTTGTCTTGGCCTTAGTGCAGACTTGAGAGCTTTGTTTTTTCTTTTCCCGTGTTCTCTTTGACCTTGACGGTAGTTCTTCACTCTCGTCTTCATCAATACTGACAATGATTTCACTCAGAGCTGAAGAACAGTGTGGATTTACTGTAGAGAGGGGATGAAAGTGACTGGTTAGTTGTGATGCTCTGTAATCCTCGTCATCCAATGCTGTTTGGGTCTGTTCGGTTGTGTTGCTGGGTAGAGAGTCTGTCTTGCTGTCCTGGTCACAGTCACTTTCCACACAGGGAGGAATAAATATCAACTGTACAACCTCTGTGGTAGCAGACCTAAGTTTttgaagctgctcttcctcctgaaTGGTCCTGAGTTCCTCCTGTTCCTCTGTAATCTGTGTGGGCTCTGGGTCCTCCTGCCCCGGACTGGGGCTCCACTCCTGCTCacaatgctgctgctgctgcttaggGGAAACCTCCTCTTCAGGGAGAGTTAGCTGCTGgggatctggagagagagagaggagaataaaTAAGTAGCTAGCACTCAAGAAACAATAACAAATATTCACATTGAAGTCGATTCAGAATTCTCTATGCTGATCTGATGCAACATAACTGCAGCAGGTGATTTAGTAGCCCCATATTACTACTTCGTATTTCATATTTACAATATTAGTTCTTAACCACCTGCATTCAGGTCTAAAGGATTCTAATGTCCCATAACTCTGCAAGAATGAGAATAAGACAAAATGCCCTACCCCTGGCTACAAACtcgtaaatgaccttttaatggcgtcagaccgaggctctgcatctgtcctcgtgctcctagaccttagtgcttcttttgataccatcgatcaccacattcttttggagagattggaaacccaaattggtctacacggacaagttctggcctggtttagatcttatctgtcggaaagatatcagtttgtctctgtggatggtttgtcttctgataattcaactgtaaatgtcggtgttcctcaaggttccgttttaggaccactattgttttcactatatatttgacctcttggtgatgtcattcggaaacataatgttaacttctactgctatgcggatgacacacagctgtacatttcgatgaaacatggtgaagccccaaaatgtccctccctggaagcctgtgtttcagacataaggaagtggatggcggcaaatgttttactttcaaaactctgacaaaacagagatgcttgttctaggttccAAGAAACAGAGAGGTCTTCTGTTggaaactgtgaaggacctcggcgttactcagGAAcccgatctctcttttgacgaacatatcaagaatatttcaaggacagcttttttaaAATCTTCgtaaattgcaaaaatcagaaactttctgtccaaaaattgagaaaaattcatccatgtttttgtcacttctagattagacgactgcaatgctctacttttcggctacccggataaagcactaaataaaacttcagttagtgctaaacacggctgctagaatcttgactagaaccaaaaaatgtgatcatattactccagtgctagcccctctacactggcttcctgttaagactagggctaatttcaaggttttactgctaactaacaaagcattacatgggcttgctcctaccttaacgatttggtcctgccgtacataactatacgtacgctacggtcacaagacgcaggcctccttactgtccctagaattcctaagcaaacagctggaggcaggagctccatttttatgggatGGTCTGCCTATACATgtgagatgcagactcggtctcgacctttaagtctttattgaagactcatctcttcagtaggtcctattggagcgacgaaccgcccttgctgtctctgcctggccggttcccctctctccactgggattctctgcctctaaccctattacaggggctgagtcactggcttactggtgctcttccatgccgtccctaggaggggtgcgtcacttgagtgggttgagtcactgacgtgatcttcctgtccgggttggcgccccccttgggttcgtgccgtgggggagatcttcgtggcctatactcggccttgtctcagggtagtaggttggtggttgaagatatccttctagtggtgtgggggctgtgctttggcaaagtgggtggggttataccctgcctggttggccctgtccgggggtatcctcggacagggccacagtgtctcccgacccgtcctgtctcagcctccagtattaatgcagcaatagtttgtgtcagggggctagggtcagtctgttatatct contains these protein-coding regions:
- the LOC129868031 gene encoding zinc finger protein 665-like, with the protein product MSKLQLLNVFIIERLISAAVDIFGSSEKTLAEYQERLTTAAFEIFVVVEKTIAEVQGENDRLRELLLGHFGADPQQLTLPEEEVSPKQQQQHCEQEWSPSPGQEDPEPTQITEEQEELRTIQEEEQLQKLRSATTEVVQLIFIPPCVESDCDQDSKTDSLPSNTTEQTQTALDDEDYRASQLTSHFHPLSTVNPHCSSALSEIIVSIDEDESEELPSRSKRTREKKKQSSQVCTKAKTTSEPKAHLKSHTSRRPYKCHFCHKSFISLISLKRHHKGAKERRQQFIVCSKSFQSTASLKYHQVFHTGEKSLKCQKGGRSVGCKYYFNKHMRTTHPGAKTYSCPVCSKGFRKPCSLKEHQMLHGEKLNPSSVCSTAFNTLPNYKVHPSTHTGEKSFQCPVCIKSFPSASLLKIHQIYHTGEKSHKCKECDKCFYRKGHLVRHMMTHTGEKLYKCSVCEKCFISFSALKKHCEIEEDPCHHEVCGKSVMWQESLTEHLNTHTGEKSSQRLVYEKDLASSSVLKRHQLDHCGGKPEENQSEKESYLCSDCGKSFRTISYLRVHMKTHRERELHKCPVCGKCFTSSAYFKLHQRIHTSEKQHQCKVCTKSFTLSGHLTEHMRTHTGEKSFKCPVCGKSFTSASVLKRHQQNHCGKTPKKKQSEETSYLCSDCGKSFRTMSYLRVHMKTHREREMHKCPVCGKGFRWASSLKIHQRIHTGEKPFLCTVCSKSFTWKGTLIEHMKNHTGDKSHQCHVCSKRFVYSRSLSRHMMSHTGEKPFKCPVCGICCTTSSLLKCHQRIHTGVKPYLCNICSKQFTWKGGLTQHMKSHTGERPYKCTVCEKGFITSGDLTRHTRVHTGEKPFRCNDCNKCFSQISSLKSHMKNIH